The Paenibacillus amylolyticus genome contains the following window.
GGACTTCCGGGGTAACCCTTTTCGCATCATTCTGTTGGTATAGTCTAATCAGCCCATAACGAAAAACCGCCATCGTTTTCATCCTGACAAACTTTCCTGGAGAAGAACCTCCACCTGCTCTTGATCTTCATCTTGTTCTTGTTCCTCGTTCTGCTTCTGCATCTTATGTTTCATTTCTCTCACAGACAATACGGAGGACATCAGGCTCCGGGTATAGGGATGATTCGCTGAGCTGGTTAGCTGCGAACTCTTCACGACTTCGACCACCTCACCCTGGTACATGACGGCAATTCGGTCGCTCACCTGCTGGACCACTGCAAGATCATGCGATATGAAAATAGATGAGATACCTGTTTCCTTTCTCAACTCCACCAACAGATCCAGGATCTGCTGTTGAATGGAAACATCCAGAGCAGAAGTAGCTTCATCGAACAGGATGATGTCCGGCTCCACTCCAATCGCGCGGGCAATGACTGCTCTCTGCTGCTCCCCTCCACTCAGTTCATGCGGATATTTATCCGCCGTAGCGGCAGACAATCCTACCTGTTCCAACAGCCTGAGCACTTCCTGCTCCGCTTGTTGGCCCTTCATTATTTTATAATTGATGAGTGGTTCCCGAATAAATGCTCCAACCTTCATTCGCGGATTAAAGATAGCCGAAGGCTCTTGAAAGACCATCTGGATCTGCTTCCGTTGCTGGCGTAACGCCCTCCCATTCAATCGGGTAATATCCTGCTGACGATAATGAATCTGTCCTGAAGTCGCTCGCTCCAGATGGGTCACACATCTGGCCAGTGTGCTCTTCCCGCTACCACTCTCTCCGACAATCCCCAGACATTCCCCGGGATACAGTTCCAAATGAACAGCTTTCAGTGCATCAACCGCCCTATGTCCCTTTAACTCATAGGTTTTGCACAGATTTTTCAGTTCCAGAATCGGTAACCGCTCATAAGCCATGAACATTCCCCTCCAATTCAGGTACAGCACTCAACAGCTTGCGAGTGTATTCATGCCGAGGGTCGGATATGACGCGGAGAGTATCCCCATCTCGACCAAAGCACCATCGTGCATTACACCAATTCGGTCAGCCATATGAGCTGCAACAGCAATATTGTGCGTTACAATAATCATGCCTGTCCCCTGAAGGGCACGAAGCTCACTTAATCGGTTGATCACTTCATTCTGCGTCGTCACATCCAGCGAACTCGTCGGCTCATCCGCCAGCAGAAGCTCTGGTTCCATCGTAACCGCCATGGCAATCGCAGTTCGCTGTTTCATGCCTCCACTGAGCTGCGAAGGGTAGGAACGCATAATTCGTTCGGGATCCTGCAATCCCATGTCCGAGAGCATATTCAGGGCCATGATTTGAGCAGCTTTTCGGGAAACGGTGAAATACGTTCGAATCGCTTCAATATACTGACTGCCGATACTGCGAATTGGATTAAGATAGGAACCGCTGTCCTGAAACACCATGGCAATTCGCTTCCCCGCACGCCGGCCCAATCCAAACGCGAATCACGTAATAACCCTTTTTCCTGAAAAAGGATCTCTCCCCGACGTATCGCCCACCTTCTGGAAGCAGGCCAAGCAAAGCCCGAATCAGGGTTGATTTCCCGCTGCCACTTTCACCAACAATCCCGATAATCTCACCCTTATTCATGGAGAAGGATACGTCCCTTAGACCCTGAGAATCTCCCTTGTAAGATACGGACAGATGATGGACACTCAGCAAGGGATTCATTACTGCCCAACCTTGATATTACGATCCAGCAGGTAGAAGTCGATTGGATACATCGTTGCGCCTTGCACTTTACTTTTACTCACGATATTAATCGGGGTATAGGTCAAAAACATATAGGCTGCATCATCCAGAATCACCTGCTGGGCCTCTGCCGCGAGAGCATATCTTTTCTCCACATCAAACTCGGAGTGAAGACGATTGATGACCTCATCCAGCTTCGGATTGCTATAACCGCCCACATTCCATTCCGCGCCAGTCATGAAGTAGAAATCCAGAATATACTGCGGGTCACCCGTAATGCCTGTATTAATACTTGTCAAAGCGAGGTCGTAATTTCCACTCTTCTGATGATCAGTCAGATCCTCGTAAGAGGTCATCTCCAATTGAACGCCGATCTCCTTCAGCTGGGACTGCATTGCAGCAGCCACAATCGAATCAGACTCGTAAGCAGAGTTGAGAATCAGCTGCAGCGATAGCTTCTTGCCATCTTTCTCACGAATGCCATCGCCATCGGTATCCTTGAAGCCAGCCTCGTCCAGCAACTGTTGGGCTTTCTCCGGTTCGTAATCATATCCTGTAATCTTGTCATAGCCAAAAGGCAGAGCTGATGTGAATGGTCCTTTGGCCGCCTGTCCGCCCACCAGCGTATTGGCATACATCTCGCGGTCAATACCATAAGAGATCGCCCGGCGAACCTCCGGATCGCTCAGCAGCGGATTGGTCGTATTAAACCACACGAACTGGGTACGCAAGCTGGGAATCTCATCAATGGTGTATTGACTCTTGTCCTGGAATAACGCCAAACTGCTGCGTCCCACGTTACTAGCAACATCGATCTCTCCAGATTGCAAGGCAAGTGCACGTGTACTGTCATCCTTGATATACTTCAACGTCATTGTGTCGACAGCTGCCGCGCCGCCCCAATACCCGTCATACTTTTTCACCTGGATCTCCTGATCCGGCGTATAACCTGTCACCATAAATGGCCCTGTAGCAATCGGCTCGCTCTTGAATTTCGATGTATCTGCGCTCGTATCCACAATGATAAACAGTGGCTCGGCGATATTGCCAAGCAGGGACGCATAAGGCTCTGTCGTTGTAATCGTCAGATCTTGTCCTTCAGCTGTCATCGAGGCCACGGGTACAGTTGCTTGTCCTCTTTCATTTAACTCAATGGAACGTTCAATCGATTTTTTCACCGCATCTGCGGTTACTTTATTACCGTTATGGAAGGTTACACCCTCCCGAATATGAAAATGCCAAGTCGTGTCATCAACACGTTCCCAAGTATCTGCAATTTTGGGGACCAGCTTCATATTCTCGTCAAACTGAATCAGTGTCTCACCTATCGCTGCACGTGTAAGTGTCCAGCCGTTCCATTCTTCTGCCGGGTCCAGGTTGCTGCCAAGCCAGAACAGGGCCACATTCAGATGTGTTGGAGCACTTGAATTATCCTTGTCCGTAGATGCCGGCTTCTCCGTTGCACCCGACGAGGTCGATGGATTATTGGCGTTGCCACAAGCTGCAAGCAAGAACACAACGAACATGGATACGATGGTAAGCAGGACTGATTTTGAAACATTGCTCTTCATTCCGGTTCCTCCAGTTAAGCTGTATTTTTCTTGGGATCAAGCACATCTCGCAGACTGTCTCCCAGTAAATTAAAAATAATAACCGTGCTAAATATCGCCAGACCCGGATAGATCAACAACCATGGTGCAGTCTGGAGATATCTTCTGCCTTCATTTAACATGGCCCCCACTCGGGATTCGGTGGCTGCGCACCGAGCCCGAGAAAGGACAAGCCAGAGATGGACAGCATCATACCACCCACATCCATCATCGCCATGACGATGAGCGGAGACATCATATTGGGCAGGATCGTCCTGCCAATGATCTGTATCTTGCGTGCTCCGCTGAAAGCAGCGGCAGCGACATATTCCTTTTGCTGAAGAGAAATCACCAGGCTTCTCGCCATCCGTGCATACTTCGCCCACCAGACGACCGACAATGCCAGCACCGTATTGAACAGTCCCGGCCCAAGCATCCCCACCACAGCGATCGCAAAAATCAGGCCCGGAAATGCCATTAAGGTATCAGACA
Protein-coding sequences here:
- a CDS encoding dipeptide/oligopeptide/nickel ABC transporter ATP-binding protein, translated to MAYERLPILELKNLCKTYELKGHRAVDALKAVHLELYPGECLGIVGESGSGKSTLARCVTHLERATSGQIHYRQQDITRLNGRALRQQRKQIQMVFQEPSAIFNPRMKVGAFIREPLINYKIMKGQQAEQEVLRLLEQVGLSAATADKYPHELSGGEQQRAVIARAIGVEPDIILFDEATSALDVSIQQQILDLLVELRKETGISSIFISHDLAVVQQVSDRIAVMYQGEVVEVVKSSQLTSSANHPYTRSLMSSVLSVREMKHKMQKQNEEQEQDEDQEQVEVLLQESLSG
- a CDS encoding ATP-binding cassette domain-containing protein is translated as MVFQDSGSYLNPIRSIGSQYIEAIRTYFTVSRKAAQIMALNMLSDMGLQDPERIMRSYPSQLSGGMKQRTAIAMAVTMEPELLLADEPTSSLDVTTQNEVINRLSELRALQGTGMIIVTHNIAVAAHMADRIGVMHDGALVEMGILSASYPTLGMNTLASC
- a CDS encoding ATP-binding cassette domain-containing protein; its protein translation is MNPLLSVHHLSVSYKGDSQGLRDVSFSMNKGEIIGIVGESGSGKSTLIRALLGLLPEGGRYVGERSFFRKKGYYVIRVWIGPACGEANCHGVSGQRFLS
- a CDS encoding ABC transporter substrate-binding protein; translation: MKSNVSKSVLLTIVSMFVVFLLAACGNANNPSTSSGATEKPASTDKDNSSAPTHLNVALFWLGSNLDPAEEWNGWTLTRAAIGETLIQFDENMKLVPKIADTWERVDDTTWHFHIREGVTFHNGNKVTADAVKKSIERSIELNERGQATVPVASMTAEGQDLTITTTEPYASLLGNIAEPLFIIVDTSADTSKFKSEPIATGPFMVTGYTPDQEIQVKKYDGYWGGAAAVDTMTLKYIKDDSTRALALQSGEIDVASNVGRSSLALFQDKSQYTIDEIPSLRTQFVWFNTTNPLLSDPEVRRAISYGIDREMYANTLVGGQAAKGPFTSALPFGYDKITGYDYEPEKAQQLLDEAGFKDTDGDGIREKDGKKLSLQLILNSAYESDSIVAAAMQSQLKEIGVQLEMTSYEDLTDHQKSGNYDLALTSINTGITGDPQYILDFYFMTGAEWNVGGYSNPKLDEVINRLHSEFDVEKRYALAAEAQQVILDDAAYMFLTYTPINIVSKSKVQGATMYPIDFYLLDRNIKVGQ
- a CDS encoding ABC transporter permease subunit; amino-acid sequence: MVRIPAFFDRLLDYSCHGCTVLAPHDPLATNFAKVLQPSSTEYPLGTDQLGRCVLSRLLYGARTSLLLTFMMIGIVFVLGVAIGVIAGFARGVTDIVLMRLSDTLMAFPGLIFAIAVVGMLGPGLFNTVLALSVVWWAKYARMARSLVISLQQKEYVAAAAFSGARKIQIIGRTILPNMMSPLIVMAMMDVGGMMLSISGLSFLGLGAQPPNPEWGPC